Proteins from one Deinococcus sp. AB2017081 genomic window:
- a CDS encoding DUF58 domain-containing protein has product MQLPPAVQQELARRRLSTTGRARAQGGAGERPSRAKGAGLEFADHRPYAPGDDIRALDAQVTARLGTPVVREYVVHQQLPILVVLDASASMTTGMPGKFALAQQLAAALAYAGLSGGDSVQAVTFGTDIHTSGRMQGVNRSAELLGFLGRARPGGNITLHDALRHAAASAPRGALVVLVSDFLADTDLQGIAHAHSRAQEVLAVQVLAPDELDPAPLGRGLTRLEEPEGHASVSVVLDDASLGAYRRALEDWNAALRGQLARHGGRLVQVRSDQAVQHLILRDFLARGIIR; this is encoded by the coding sequence CCGGGCCCGGGCCCAGGGCGGCGCGGGCGAGCGGCCCTCGCGGGCCAAGGGGGCCGGGCTGGAATTCGCGGATCACCGTCCCTACGCCCCCGGCGACGACATCCGCGCCCTGGACGCCCAGGTCACCGCCCGGCTGGGCACCCCGGTCGTGCGCGAGTACGTGGTGCACCAGCAGCTGCCCATCCTGGTCGTGCTGGATGCCAGCGCCAGCATGACGACCGGCATGCCCGGCAAGTTCGCGCTGGCCCAGCAGCTCGCCGCCGCCCTGGCCTACGCGGGGCTGTCGGGCGGCGACAGCGTGCAGGCCGTGACCTTCGGCACGGACATCCACACCAGCGGGCGGATGCAGGGCGTGAACCGCAGCGCGGAACTCCTCGGCTTCCTGGGACGGGCCCGGCCGGGCGGGAACATCACCCTGCACGACGCCCTGCGGCATGCGGCGGCCTCGGCTCCGCGCGGGGCGCTGGTCGTGCTGGTCAGCGATTTCCTGGCCGATACGGATCTGCAGGGCATCGCCCACGCGCACAGCCGCGCCCAGGAGGTGCTGGCCGTGCAGGTGCTCGCCCCGGATGAACTCGACCCCGCGCCGCTGGGGAGGGGGCTGACCCGCCTGGAGGAACCCGAGGGCCACGCCAGCGTGAGCGTCGTGCTGGACGACGCCTCGCTCGGCGCGTACCGCCGCGCCCTGGAGGACTGGAACGCCGCCCTGCGCGGCCAGCTCGCGCGCCACGGGGGCCGGCTGGTGCAGGTGCGTTCCGATCAGGCGGTGCAGCACCTGATCCTGCGCGACTTCCTGGCCCGGGGAATCATCCGGTGA